The Mauremys mutica isolate MM-2020 ecotype Southern chromosome 20, ASM2049712v1, whole genome shotgun sequence genome contains the following window.
ACAGGAGATTCTCCCTTCGCTCCTGTGGCTGGGGTTTGTGCTTTGGGCTCACGTGATGTCCTGAATGGCAGCAGGGGGAAGTGCCCACGGGGCCTGGCAGAACCTGCCCCGGCGGCTCCTCCTGACTCACTGATACCAGAGCaaagggggggcagagggagcttcccCAGGAGGCCCCGGCCATGCTCAGAGCtttgaatggggggtggggggaggagatgaGGGTATCTCACTGCTCCCCAGGGCGTTCGGTATCCCGGCATGCACTGGGGTTAGCGTGCCTCTCTCTAGCCTGGCAAGATTGCCCTGGGAGCGTGGTTTGCACCCGCCCCTCTGTATCCCGACATGCACTGGGCACGTGGCGTGCCCTTCTGTATCCCGGCATGCAGCGGAAGTGACGTTTCCCCCCGCCCCTCTGTATCCCGGCATGCACTGGGCGCGTGGCGTGCCCATCTGTATCCCGGCAAGCAGCGGCAGCGACGTTTTCCCCGCCCCTCTGTATCCCGGCATGCACTGGGCGCGTGGCGTGCCTTTCTGTATCCGGTCATGCAGCGGAAGTGAcgtttcccccccgcccctctgtATCCCGGCGTGCACTGGGGTTCTGCCGGATGTGGAGGCCGCCTCATGGCTCAGGGGAAGCAGAAGTTCCAGGCGCAGAAGCCGGGCGGGGGGAAGAAGCCGGCGGCGGCCCAGGGGGTCCGGGGACCCCGGAAGGGAGGTGAgcggcctgggggcggggctaggccCAGCTGAGCCTGTGCAGggcacggccggggggggggcgcggttAGCGGGGCCCCggctcccggggggggcggggccatggcGGGCACGGGGGGGTAAGTGACCCCTTAGCCCTCCGCACTTCAGAGGGCCccagcagccccatccccctgcaatccccagggagaggctgttaccccccccccactcctgtcccccagGCCCCTCTCAGGgatccccaccctggggccgttCCGCTGCTGGCACCGAGTTCTGCTTCCCGGGGTCCAAATACTTATCTCCCCTCTCCCACGTCTCTCCTCCAGGCCGGACAATTGCTCCCAAGAAAGCTCGGGTGATCCAGCAGCAGAAACTGAAAAAGGTGAGGTGGGGGGTGAGAAACAAaccgcccccagcagcagtggcagcgtTTGTATCCCAGTTTGTTACAGATGGGCCCCTGCCGAAGTCATGGCCACCGTGACATCTGGCCTTGTGTGTCCCTTTGCCCTGCactgtacagatttcacaggggagaccagtttgtctcaaattgggggtcctcacccaaaaggaagttgtgggggggggttgcagtattgccacccttatttctataCTGCCTTCAAAGCttgttggccgggcacccagctctgaaggcagaaccacCAGCAgcggcgcagaagtaagggtagcagtaccccccccccccaacaatatCCTTGtcatcattcattcattcatgcccgtcaccccaaccggggtgtgggccgccaaccacagatctccagagtcttctatcctgggccattcgctctagctggttccaccatcagtaacatccacctcttggagaggacccgtcaactcccagcagaggaagaaattagaaggagaaggtggggctggataggacatacactacgcaagcagccaaccaacatcaccagacaggcactgcggtggaacccccaaggcaagcggaaaagaggccgcccaagaaatacctggcgacgcgaccttcaggttgatagcaaaaaaaaaaaaatccttgtgacCCTCCAAAATtccttttttgggtcaggatccctacaattataacaccatgaaattttagatttaaatggTTGAAATCATGatatttaccatttttaaaatcctatagccgtgaaattgaccaaaatggaccatgaatttggtagagaCCTGGTTATAGAGCAGGCTTGGCCAAACAGCAGCTGGTGAGCCACAGTGCAGTCCTTATACAGTTAAAGTGCAGGGAAACTTCAGGAAATTTTGTCTTTCTGTATTTAGACTTTGTTCTGTGTGGACCTGGTGTGTTCGCGATCTCCTGCATTCTGCAGAATACAAGCTCTGTTTATGGTTCATAAGTTGCATTTGAATAGTTTTTAGGTTTAAGTGTTAACCTACGTTAATTTAATGAATGACAATTTCTTCAAATTGTCAGAAATACATGTATGAAGAAGAAAACCGAAGTTTTTTAAGCCAGAATGGGAGGAAGAGTTTGCATTTACTGTTAAAGGTGGCAAACCTCTGTGCCTTATCCGCAATGCATCGCTCATTCACTATGAAGCGAGCAACTTGAAACATCATTGTGAAACAAATCACAATAACTTTTCATCTAAATACCCTCCTGAATCAGAATTAAGGAAAAACAAGCTAGCCACACTAAAATTATGCCTAAACAGTTAACAGACGCTGCTTTCTGCATTCAGGACTGAAGCTAGTTTTATTATGTCATGGAATATCGCTCGTGCTAAACATCCATATTCTGATGAAGAATATTGTGGAAGTGGTTGCAATTTTAGATCCAAATAACACACAACTTCAACGACTAATAAAACAAATTCCAATTTTGTGCCACACTATGGAGATGCGTATCTTCCTAGATCAATGCTGATGTTGCAAGCAAGATGCAAAACGATCTAAAGAATTCTCTAGCATTCAGCCTAGCTCTTGACAAATCCACAGATATACAAGATAAATCGCAAATAGCGATATTTGTTTGCTACGATTCCATGGAAGGTTAAAATTATTTCTGACCTTACTCAGACAGTCTTCAGCTTCCAGAGCAAGTTACAGCTTCTGCAAAGAGACATAGTGTCAAGAGACTTCAACCACTTTCCCCATCTCAAGAATAGGGTGAACACATTCCCCGAAATCAAAGTGGAAGATCACGAAGTTGAGGAATGCAGAGGTAAATTACAAGGACGGCTTGATGACTTTCTGGCCAGGTTTGAAGACTTGCAGAAGTTGAGATCCTGCTTCGCCTTTCTTGTAACCCCATTCATGATTGATGTGATCAGCGATGGCTGTCCAATTCCCAAAACCATGGTTACGGAAACACTATAGCAATGGAACTCCAGGAGGACCAGGCTCTAAAGATGGTGCATAAATCACAGTCTGCAATCAAGTTCTGGAAGCAAGTGCCAGGAACAAAGTATCCTCAACTGACGAAGACTAGTGTGCGACTCATCCAATTTTTGCTGTACTCCCTGACGAAGTTGGTAAAATCAGTCCTTACAAATCAACATCTGACCGAGCTCCTCTGTACCGCCTTGACAACTGGATTTCCAAAGACTTACAGCCGGGATGGAGACCCAAAAGGCCTCTAGCTCTAGCAGTAATTATCCAGAATACAGTAAGtggggtgtttttaaaaaaaaaaaaatgcacctgTAAAGGTTGTGCGGCTCTCGAGCTCCTGAATATTATTGTACATGGCTTGGAGGATCAGTAAGTTTGGCCGCCCTGGTGGAAAGGTTCCTCTCCAGGGGTAATAGGACGGCTGCTTGTCAGTTTTACAAAGCCCCAACCTGATCCTCCGGTGTAAACACAGAGCAGCGTGTACATCTACCACACCACCCTACCCAAACAGACTGCAccactgtttccttgtgctcaTCTGTCAGTCAGCCTGtatcatctgttgtctcttgccttTGATAGTAAATTCTGCGACAGTGAAAactgtctgttctgtgtttgtatgtcACTTAGCTCAGCGGGGTCCTGGTCTGCGACAGGAGCTCCTAGCCACTACTTGAATACAGCTAACCAATAAAAACAAGGGCTGTtgatttaatcacagttaactcatgcaattaacccaaaaaaattaattgcaattaaagaaattaatcgcagttttaatcacactgttaaacaatagaatgccatttatttaaatatttttctacattttcaaatatattgatttcaattataacagaatacaaagtatacagtgctcactatattacttttgattacaaatatttgcattgtaaaaatgactaaatagtatttttcagttcaactcatacaagtactgtagtgcaatctctttagcgtgtaagtgcaacttacaaatgtctattttttttttgctacataactgcactcaataacaaaacaatgtaaaactttagggcctacaagtccactcagtcctacgtcttgttcagccaatcgctcagacaaacaagtttgtttacatttacgggagataatgcttatttacaatgtcacctgaaagtgagaacaggcattcgcatggtacttttgtagccggcattgcaaggtattaaataccagatatgctaaacatttgtatgcctcggccccattccagaggacatgcttctgtGCTGATGATGGATTGTTTTAATCGCTTGGCAGCCCTAACAAAAACATGACTGGAACCATGCTAGACATGGACATGGGTAATGTTAGCCTGGAACCCTGTGTGGGAACACAATTCGAGTTCTGCTCTCTGTGTGCAGACcgtggttgtggaatctccatcactggagatttttaagagtgggTTAGataaacccctgtcagggatggtctaaatactCACTCCTGTCAGGAGTGTCAGGCagtggactagacgacctctcgaggtcccttccagttctgtgatttcCAAAGGGGTGTCACCTGCTCAGGCAGAGACCTGTTCAAATTGCACTCAGGTAGAGTGGTGAAGGGAGGTGAGAGGCGGGTTCTGGGCAGGGACTAGGGGGCTCCCATttagcccccagctcctccccaggagGCCCCTGCTTAGATGGCGGCCGCTGGGTTAATTTGCCTCacatcctccttcctccccagaaCTTGGAAGTCGGCATCCGGAAGAAGATTGAGCACGAGGTGATGATGAAAGCCAGCACCAGCATGGCCAAGAAGCTGACCGTGGtcaaagcaccagagaagggagcCAAGAAGAAGGGCCAGTCCAGCAAGTCTCCCCTGTAACCTGAGCTGCCCAGCTTGGAGCCCTGTGGAGGGCCGGGGGCAGCTGTGTGTCCCTGAACACAAGTGCTTTTGCAGCAACCTCCTTGGACTTGGACTTCCTGCTCTAATGTCTCCCGTGGTTCATATTCCCCCAGGGCCTGTTCCATGCCTtgtagctgggggtgggggatggcttaACCCTATGCGGTTCACCTGCCTCGTGCCACAAATGGCACAAGCGAAGCCCGTCTTGTCACCTGGAAGGACGCCGAGGCTGAACGGGGCAGGGCAAATCGGTAGTTCTCAGCCAGGCCCCATGCGAGGGATGCTCTGTCccttccctgtggcaggaaagTGACTGAGGCCTGCGCTCCCACTGCAGAGTCAGGAAGGGTGTTTCCTCAGGCGGCAGCGGGTGCAGCCACGGAAGAGTTAGCGAGAACAGTCTCAAGGCTTTTGGCTGGCGAATTGCTGGCTGTGGGCCCCTCCTCCCAAGCCTGGGAGCCCTGTTGGAGTTTGTGGCAGCACCTAGGAAAACCTGCCTGTGTGAATTACGCACCTGGGGCTAAACTCATTTGCTGTGAGTGGAAGGGGAGCAGCTTGGGCCTGTGGAGCTGAGATGCTAAATCTCATGTTCTCTTACCAGCGCCCTTGGCTGACTCCAGCCGCGCAGATTGGTCTCTGAAAGTGCCTGGGGGAAGGGACGTGCTGCTGGGGTGTCTCCCTGCCCTGACCATCCTCCGGTGCTTTAATAAAATGTACTGGGGGGAACGTCCTCTCCTGTAACTCCTCTGTTCCACCTCCTTGGGGACTGTAAAATTAGGATAGCTGAAGGCTCCTGCCGTTGGGGCTTGGATACAGGATCCACTTGGTCCTTGTGAGCTAACCACTCCTAGAGCCTTCTGTGCACGGGACAGCCTGGGGGCGGTTCCCCTTGGCTTGGCCAGCAGGGGGTCTGTGGTGGATCTCAACATAAGAAggggccctactgggtcagaccaaagaaccatctagcccagtatcctgtcttccgacagtggccagtgccaggtgccccagagggaatgaacagaacaggggattATCCAGTGAGCCGTCCCCTgctgcctattcccagcttctggcaaacagaggctaggggcaccctccctgcccatcttggctaatagccattgatggacctatcctccatgaatttatctagttcttttttgaacccttttatagtcttggccttcacaacatcctctggcaaggagttccacaggttaactgtgttgTGAGAAAAACACTGCGTTGTGTGAAATCTGGTCCCTGCAGGACTTCCACCCAGTCCGGGATCTGCGTTTGTGAGtccctgtatggttctatctcATGTCCTCATCTGGCCCCATCACCATgatgtctgagcacctcacatgcTGTCTCTGTCAGGCAGCATGGGGCTAATGCCCCACTTCAGAAGCAGGAGGGCCTGAGGCGCTGAGATCCAGACCCTCAGAGCAGTTAGGCACCGAACTCCCAGGGAACTCGGGATGCCCCTAATGCCTCAGAGGAGCTGGGAATGGACCCCAGAGATCCCAATTCCCAGGTTATtgccctaaccattgggccaTCCTACCTGCGGTGGCCCTCACAGGGGGAATTAAGGGTACAGTAGAGTCTTCATCAAGGGGGGCATCTTTGGGTAAGGCTGTGGTCTATCTCAGCCATGAGCTTTGGGCTGATGGGGGGGATTCTCCGGCTTGTGTTCTGCCTGAGCCGGATGATCGC
Protein-coding sequences here:
- the C20H19orf53 gene encoding leydig cell tumor 10 kDa protein homolog, which codes for MAQGKQKFQAQKPGGGKKPAAAQGVRGPRKGGRTIAPKKARVIQQQKLKKNLEVGIRKKIEHEVMMKASTSMAKKLTVVKAPEKGAKKKGQSSKSPL